A stretch of the Theropithecus gelada isolate Dixy chromosome 7a, Tgel_1.0, whole genome shotgun sequence genome encodes the following:
- the CLK3 gene encoding dual specificity protein kinase CLK3 isoform X3 — protein sequence MHHCKRYRSPEPDPYLSYRWKRRRSYSREHEGRLRYPSRREPPPRRSRSRSHDRLPYQRRYRERRDSDTYRCEERSPSFGEDYYGSSRSRHRRRSRERGPYRTRKHAHHCHKRRTRSCSSASSRSQQSSKRSSRSVEDDKEGHLVCRIGDWLQERYEIVGNLGEGTFGKVVECLDHARGKSQVALKIIRNVGKYREAARLEINVLKKIKEKDKENKFLCVLMSDWFNFHGHMCIAFELLGKNTFEFLKENNFQPYPLPHVRHMAYQLCHALRFLHENQLTHTDLKPENILFVNSEFETLYNEHKSCEEKSVKNTSIRVADFGSATFDHEHHTTIVATRHYRPPEVILELGWAQPCDVWSIGCILFEYYRGFTLFQTHENREHLVMMEKILGPIPSHMIHRTRKQKYFYKGGLVWDENSSDGRYVKENCKPLKSYMLQDSLEHVQLFDLMRRMLEFDPAQRITLAEALLHPFFAGLTPEERSFHTSRNPSR from the exons ATGCATCACTGTAAGCGATACCGCTCCCCTGAACCAGACCCGTACCTGAGCTACcgatggaagaggaggaggtcCTACAGTCGGGAACATGAAGGGAGACTGCGATACCCGTCCCGAAGGGAGCCTCCCCCACGGAGATCTCGGTCCAGAAG CCATGACCGCCTGCCCTACCAGAGGAGGTACCGGGAGCGCCGTGACAGCGATACATACCGGTGTGAAGAGCGGAGCCCATCCTTTGGAGAGGACTACTATGGATCTTCACGTTCTCGTCATCGTCGGCGATCGCGGGAGAGGGGGCCATACCGGACTCGCAAGCACGCCCACCACTGCCACAAACGCCGCACCAGGTCTTGTAGCAGCGCCTCCTCG AGAAGCCAACAGAGCAGTAAGCGCAGCAGCCGGAGTGTGGAAGATGACAAGGAGGGTCACCTGGTGTGCCGGATCGGCGATTGGCTCCAAGAGCGAT ATGAGATTGTGGGGAACCTGGGTGAAGGCACCTTTGGCAAGGTGGTGGAGTGCTTGGACCATGCCAG AGGGAAGTCTCAGGTTGCCCTGAAGATCATCCGCAATGTGGGCAAGTACCGGGAGGCTGCCCGGCTAGAAATCAACGTGCtcaaaaaaatcaaggagaaggACAAAGAAAACAAGTT cctgtgCGTCTTGATGTCTGACTGGTTCAACTTCCATGGTCACATGTGCATCGCCTTTGAGCTCCTGGGCAAGAACACCTTTGAGTTCCTGAAGGAGAATAACTTCCAGCCTTACCCCCTACCACATGTCCGGCACATGGCCTACCAGCTCTGCCATGCCCTTAGAT TTCTGCATGAGAATCAGCTGACCCATACAGACTTGAAGCCAGAGAACATCCTGTTTGTGAATTCTGAGTTTGAAACCCTCTACAATGAACACAAG AGCTGTGAGGAGAAGTCAGTGAAGAACACCAGCATCCGAGTGGCTGACTTTGGCAGTGCCACCTTTGACCATGAGCATCACACAACCATTGTGGCCACCCGTCACTATCGCCCACCTGAGGTCATCCTTG AGCTGGGCTGGGCACAGCCCTGTGACGTCTGGAGCATTGGCTGCATTCTCTTTGAGTACTACCGGGGCTTCACACTCTTCCAG ACCCACGAAAACCGAGAGCATCTGGTGATGATGGAGAAGATCCTAGGGCCCATCCCATCACACATGATCCACCGTACCAG GAAGCAGAAATATTTCTACAAAGGGGGCCTAGTTTGGGATGAGAACAGCTCTGATGGCCGGTATGtgaaggagaactgcaaacctcTGAAG AGTTATATGCTCCAAGACTCCCTGGAGCACGTGCAGCTGTTTGACCTGATGAGGAGGATGTTAGAATTTGACCCTGCCCAGCGCATCACACTGGCCGAGGCCCTGCTGCACCCCTTCTTTGCTGGCCTGACCCCTGAGGAGCGGTCCTTCCACACCAGCCGCAACCCAAGCAGATGA
- the EDC3 gene encoding enhancer of mRNA-decapping protein 3 isoform X2: protein MESLSQSKSFRRRHNSWSSSSRHPNQATPKKSGLKNGQMKNKDDECFGDDIEEIPDTDFDFEGNLALFDKAAVFEEIDTYERRSGTRSRGIPNERPTRYRHDENILESEPIVYRRITVPHNVSKEFCTDSGLVVPSVSYELHKKLLSVAEKHGLTLERRLEMTGVCASQMALTLLGGPNRLNPKNVHQRPTVALLCGPHVKGAQGISCGRHLANHDVQVILFLPNFVKMLESITNELSLFSKTQGQQVSSLKDLPTSPVDLVINCLDCPENVFLRDQPWYKAAVAWANQNRAPVLSIDPPVHEVEQGIDAKWSLALGLPLPLGEHAGRIYLCDIGIPQQVFQEVGINYHSPFGCKFVIPLHSA, encoded by the exons GGTCATCTAGTAGCAGGCACCCAAATCAGGCAACTCCAAAGAAGAGTGGTTTAAAGAATGGCCAGATGAAGAATAAAGATGACGAGTGCTTCGGGGATGATATTGAGGAGATCCCAGACACAGATTTTGATTTTGAAGGGAACTTGGCTCTTTTTGACAAGGCAGCTGTGTTTGAGGAGATTGATACCTATGAAAGGAGAAGTGGTACCCGTTCCCGGGGCATCCCAAATGAAAGGCCAACTCGGTACCGCCATGATGAGAACATCTTGGAGTCAGAGCCCATTGTCTACCGACGGATCACAGTGCCCCACAACGTGAGCAAGGAGTTCTGTACGG ACTCTGGCCTGGTTGTCCCAAGTGTTTCCTATGAGCTACATAAAAAGCTGTTGTCCGTGGCTGAGAAGCATGGGCTGACCCTGGAGCGGAGACTGGAGATGACAGGTGTGTGTGCCAGTCAGATGGCACTGACCCTCCTCGGAGGACCCAACAG ATTGAATCCCAAAAATGTTCACCAGAGGCCTACAGTGGCTCTACTGTGTGGACCTCATGTGAAGGGGGCTCAGGGTATCAGCTGTGGAAGGCACCTAGCCAACCATGATGTCCAGGTCATCCTTTTCCTGCCCAATTTTGTCAAGATGTTGGAATCTATCACCAACGAGCTGTCGCTCTTCAGCAAGACCCAAGGCCAACAAGTGTCTAGCCTCAAAG ATCTGCCCACTAGCCCTGTGGACCTGGTCATCAACTGCCTGGATTGCCCTGAGAATGTCTTTCTGCGGGATCAACCCTGGTACAAGGCTGCTGTGGCCTGGGCCAACCAGAACCGGGCACCAGTACTCAGCATAGACCCTCCCGTGCATGAAGTCGAACAGGGCATTGATGCCAAATGGTCACTGGCACTGGGCCTGCCTTTGCCACTGGGGGAACACGCAGGCCGTATCTATTTGTGCGACATTGGCATTCCCCAGCAGGTCTTCCAGGAGGTGGGCATCAACTACCACTCGCCCTTTGGCTGCAAGTTTGTTATCCCACTGCACTCTGCCTAG